In Chryseobacterium lactis, a single genomic region encodes these proteins:
- the rlmF gene encoding 23S rRNA (adenine(1618)-N(6))-methyltransferase RlmF, with amino-acid sequence MSTEKSSLHTRNLHRNPYDFEQLISCVPELKHYVFVNAYQTATINFSIPEAVKLLNKALLLHFYNVKNWDIPDSNLCPPIPGRADYIHYIADLLAEQKGDIPTGISVKGLDVGVGANLVYPLIAHKSYGWKMLGTDINEDSLKNAQHILDQNPDLLSVIELQHQPDSHYIFKNILSSEDRFTFSMCNPPFHDSKESMIKGNIRKTKNLNHSKKQKPLLNFGGQQSELWCEGGELAFITKMINESSLYSSQILWFTCLVSKKDNLPKLTALLKKAKVADFKTVDMAQGQKVSRMLAWTFIPQKERKRWFV; translated from the coding sequence ATGTCTACTGAAAAATCCAGTCTGCACACAAGAAATCTGCATCGTAATCCCTATGATTTTGAGCAGCTTATTTCTTGTGTGCCGGAACTGAAACATTATGTTTTCGTAAATGCCTATCAAACGGCAACCATTAACTTCAGTATTCCTGAAGCAGTTAAGCTACTCAACAAAGCTTTACTTTTGCATTTTTATAATGTTAAAAACTGGGATATTCCGGATAGCAACTTATGCCCTCCCATCCCTGGTAGAGCTGATTATATTCATTATATTGCCGATCTTTTGGCAGAACAGAAAGGTGACATTCCGACAGGTATTTCTGTGAAAGGGTTAGATGTGGGAGTAGGAGCCAATCTTGTTTATCCTTTAATTGCTCATAAATCCTATGGTTGGAAGATGCTTGGGACAGATATCAATGAAGATTCATTGAAAAATGCTCAGCATATTTTGGATCAAAATCCGGATTTACTATCGGTAATTGAACTACAGCATCAGCCTGATTCTCATTATATATTTAAAAATATACTAAGTTCTGAAGATCGGTTTACATTTTCAATGTGCAATCCTCCTTTTCATGATTCTAAGGAATCTATGATCAAAGGAAATATAAGGAAAACAAAAAATCTTAACCACTCAAAGAAACAAAAGCCCCTGCTTAATTTTGGGGGGCAGCAGTCTGAATTGTGGTGTGAAGGTGGTGAACTGGCTTTTATTACCAAAATGATAAATGAAAGCAGTCTGTATTCATCTCAGATTCTTTGGTTTACCTGCCTGGTTTCAAAAAAAGACAATCTTCCTAAACTGACTGCTCTTTTAAAGAAGGCAAAAGTGGCAGATTTTAAAACAGTTGATATGGCGCAGGGACAAAAAGTAAGCAGAATGCTAGCCTGGACGTTTATTCCTCAAAAGGAAAGGAAAAGGTGGTTTGTTTAA
- the lysS gene encoding lysine--tRNA ligase: protein MQLSEQEIIRREKLNKLTEMGINAFPAEEYIITDTTESIKQDFSESKQVKIAGRLMSRRIQGKASFAELQDSKGKIQVYFNRDEICTGENKELYNEVYKHLLDIGDIIGIEGELFTTQVGEKTVLVKNFTLLTKALRPLPQAKTDENGVVHDGFTDPELRYRQRYVDLTVNPQVKEIFVKRTKLFNAMRTFFNDAGYFEVETPILQSIPGGAAAKPFITHHNALDIPLYLRIANELYLKRLIVGGFDGVYEFSKNFRNEGMDRTHNPEFTAMEIYVAYKDYNWMMDFTEKLLEFCAIQVNGTTTATFGEHNVDFKAPYPRVSMTEAILKFTGFDITGKTEQELYDFAKSIGIEVNETMGKGKLIDEIFGEKCEGNFIQPTFITDYPIEMSPLTKKHRSKEGLTERFELMVCGKEIANAYSELNDPIDQRERFEAQMALSERGDDEAMFIDQDFLRALEYGMPPTSGLGIGMDRLIMFLTNNASIQEVLFFPQMRPEKTVPQIELGEDEKVILEILNSQEEPMALNEVKNRSQLSGKKWDKASKTLTKNNLVKVEKIDENLLMKLA, encoded by the coding sequence ATGCAATTATCAGAACAAGAAATCATTAGAAGAGAAAAGCTTAATAAGCTGACTGAAATGGGGATTAATGCGTTCCCGGCGGAGGAGTATATAATTACAGATACTACCGAATCTATAAAACAGGACTTTTCTGAAAGTAAACAGGTGAAGATCGCCGGTAGATTGATGTCACGAAGAATTCAAGGGAAAGCTTCTTTTGCAGAATTGCAGGATTCTAAAGGAAAAATCCAGGTTTATTTCAACAGAGACGAGATCTGTACGGGAGAAAATAAAGAACTATATAATGAAGTATACAAGCATCTTTTGGATATCGGAGATATTATCGGTATTGAAGGAGAATTGTTTACGACCCAGGTAGGAGAGAAGACGGTTTTGGTAAAGAATTTTACTCTTCTTACCAAGGCACTTCGTCCTCTTCCTCAGGCAAAAACTGATGAGAATGGTGTTGTACACGACGGTTTTACAGATCCTGAGCTAAGATACAGACAACGTTATGTAGATTTAACAGTAAATCCACAGGTGAAAGAGATTTTCGTAAAAAGAACAAAATTGTTCAATGCGATGAGAACTTTCTTTAACGATGCCGGATATTTTGAGGTGGAAACTCCAATCTTACAGTCTATTCCTGGTGGAGCGGCAGCAAAACCTTTTATTACGCATCATAATGCTTTAGATATTCCTTTATATTTAAGAATTGCCAACGAATTGTATCTGAAAAGATTGATCGTAGGTGGTTTTGACGGAGTATATGAATTCTCAAAGAACTTCAGAAATGAAGGGATGGACAGAACCCATAACCCGGAATTTACAGCAATGGAAATCTATGTAGCTTATAAAGACTACAACTGGATGATGGATTTCACAGAGAAATTATTGGAATTCTGTGCTATTCAGGTAAATGGAACTACAACAGCAACGTTTGGAGAGCATAATGTTGACTTTAAAGCTCCTTATCCAAGAGTTTCAATGACGGAAGCTATCCTGAAATTCACTGGTTTTGATATTACGGGAAAAACTGAGCAGGAACTATATGATTTTGCAAAGTCTATCGGAATTGAAGTGAACGAAACAATGGGTAAAGGGAAATTAATTGATGAGATTTTCGGTGAAAAGTGTGAAGGAAACTTCATTCAGCCGACGTTCATTACAGATTACCCGATCGAAATGTCTCCATTAACGAAAAAACACAGAAGCAAAGAGGGCTTGACAGAGCGTTTTGAATTGATGGTTTGCGGAAAAGAAATCGCAAACGCTTATTCGGAGCTTAATGATCCGATTGATCAGAGAGAACGTTTTGAAGCTCAGATGGCTCTTTCGGAAAGAGGAGATGATGAAGCAATGTTCATCGATCAGGATTTCTTAAGAGCGTTAGAATACGGTATGCCGCCAACTTCAGGATTAGGAATCGGTATGGACAGATTAATCATGTTCTTAACGAACAATGCTTCTATCCAGGAAGTATTATTCTTCCCTCAGATGAGACCGGAAAAGACTGTTCCGCAGATTGAATTAGGAGAAGATGAAAAGGTAATCCTTGAAATCCTTAATTCTCAGGAAGAGCCGATGGCTTTAAATGAAGTCAAGAACAGAAGCCAGCTCTCAGGTAAGAAATGGGATAAAGCTTCTAAAACTTTAACTAAAAACAACTTAGTGAAAGTAGAGAAGATTGATGAAAATCTTTTGATGAAACTAGCTTAG
- a CDS encoding cytochrome d ubiquinol oxidase subunit II gives MIYIVIGFLWLSICLYIILGGADFGAGIVELFSNKKARHKTQEIMYESIAPVWEANHMWLIIAIVILFVGFPEIYTTMSTYLHIPLVLMLVGIIARGTAFTFRHYDAVKDNWQVLYTQIFYYASLLTPFFLGLIAAATVSHSINPDAVGFLDLYIFSWLNWFGVSVGLFTVALCAYLASIFSLRETRDKADLLLMIRKSKQTMIFVVITGILVFATAYISDIPLLMWVFSKPLGIMAIAFATIALLLILRALNNQKLLPVRALAGFQMVMILVAATYQHNPNIILLGNGQHLSLLEHMAPEKTIAALGWALMLGSLFILPFLFYLMASFSKLRK, from the coding sequence ATGATTTACATTGTTATAGGCTTTCTATGGCTTTCCATCTGTCTTTATATTATTCTGGGCGGAGCCGACTTCGGAGCCGGTATTGTGGAGCTTTTCAGTAATAAAAAAGCCCGTCATAAGACTCAGGAAATTATGTATGAATCCATAGCTCCCGTCTGGGAGGCCAATCATATGTGGTTAATCATTGCTATTGTAATTCTTTTTGTAGGGTTTCCTGAAATCTATACAACGATGTCTACCTATCTTCATATTCCTTTGGTACTGATGCTTGTAGGAATTATAGCGAGAGGAACGGCCTTCACTTTCAGGCATTATGATGCAGTGAAAGATAACTGGCAGGTGTTATACACTCAGATTTTCTACTATGCCAGTCTCCTGACTCCTTTCTTTTTAGGATTAATTGCTGCTGCAACCGTTTCACATTCTATTAATCCTGATGCAGTAGGCTTTCTGGATCTGTATATTTTCAGCTGGTTAAATTGGTTTGGAGTTTCTGTGGGATTATTTACTGTAGCGCTTTGTGCTTATCTCGCCTCTATTTTCTCATTAAGGGAGACCCGCGATAAAGCTGATCTTTTATTGATGATCAGAAAATCCAAACAGACTATGATCTTTGTAGTCATCACAGGAATTCTTGTATTTGCTACCGCTTATATTTCAGATATCCCTCTTTTGATGTGGGTATTTTCAAAACCTTTGGGAATTATGGCCATTGCTTTTGCCACCATAGCTTTACTTCTTATTCTTAGAGCTTTAAACAATCAAAAACTACTTCCTGTACGTGCGCTCGCGGGTTTTCAAATGGTGATGATCCTTGTCGCAGCGACGTATCAGCATAATCCGAATATTATTTTATTAGGAAACGGACAGCACCTTTCACTGCTGGAACATATGGCTCCTGAAAAAACCATTGCAGCTCTGGGATGGGCTTTAATGCTGGGCTCATTGTTTATTCTTCCGTTTTTATTCTATCTGATGGCTTCGTTCAGTAAATTGAGGAAATAA
- a CDS encoding cytochrome ubiquinol oxidase subunit I — protein MDDFIAARAQMALSLGFHIIFSCVGMVMPFLMAFAHWKYLKTNNEVYKGLTKAWSKGVAILFATGAVSGTMLSFELGLLWPGFMKHAGPIFGMPFSLEGTAFFIEAIAIGFFLYGWERFNKWFHWFCGFLVGVSGLASGILVVAANAWMNSPTGFDYINGQYLNIDPIKAMFNDAWFPQALHMTVAAFCATGFAVAGVHAFLIMRRKNVEFHTKAFRIAVGFALIGAFGAPLSGDVAAKSVAERQPIKLAAMEAHFETEKGAAFVIGGIPDEEKEEIKYAVKIPKVLSFLVSNDFNAEVKGLKDFPRDEWPPIAVVHYAFQIMIFFGVIMIGIGAVYLYAFFFKKEWLSKNWLLKTFLMATPFGYIALEAGWTVTEVGRQPWIIYGIMRTVDAVTPMPGIQYSFYFFTAIFVSLSLILVFLLRRQIQMVPRLYDPTDPQFNDKNQKS, from the coding sequence ATGGATGATTTTATAGCAGCCCGCGCTCAGATGGCGCTTTCTCTGGGCTTTCATATCATATTCTCCTGTGTGGGGATGGTAATGCCTTTTTTAATGGCTTTTGCCCACTGGAAATACCTAAAAACCAATAATGAAGTTTACAAGGGACTCACCAAAGCCTGGAGCAAAGGGGTAGCTATTCTATTTGCAACGGGAGCTGTTTCCGGGACGATGCTTTCCTTTGAGCTTGGGCTTCTGTGGCCAGGTTTTATGAAACATGCTGGTCCCATTTTCGGAATGCCTTTTTCTCTGGAAGGAACGGCCTTCTTTATTGAGGCCATTGCCATTGGATTCTTTTTATATGGCTGGGAAAGGTTTAATAAGTGGTTTCACTGGTTCTGTGGCTTTCTGGTCGGAGTAAGCGGGTTAGCATCAGGAATTCTTGTGGTTGCCGCCAACGCCTGGATGAACTCTCCCACAGGATTTGACTATATTAACGGGCAATATCTGAATATAGATCCTATTAAAGCGATGTTTAATGATGCGTGGTTTCCACAGGCTCTGCATATGACGGTAGCGGCATTTTGTGCGACTGGATTTGCTGTTGCAGGAGTTCATGCTTTTTTAATTATGAGAAGAAAAAATGTTGAATTCCATACAAAAGCATTCAGAATTGCAGTTGGCTTTGCTCTTATCGGGGCATTTGGTGCTCCTTTAAGTGGTGATGTGGCGGCAAAATCTGTCGCAGAAAGACAACCCATCAAATTAGCTGCTATGGAAGCGCATTTTGAAACAGAAAAAGGCGCTGCATTCGTCATTGGTGGAATTCCTGACGAAGAAAAAGAAGAAATTAAATATGCTGTTAAAATTCCAAAAGTTTTAAGCTTTTTGGTAAGTAATGATTTTAATGCAGAAGTAAAAGGTCTTAAAGATTTTCCCAGAGACGAATGGCCTCCGATTGCAGTTGTTCATTATGCTTTCCAGATTATGATTTTCTTTGGAGTCATTATGATTGGTATCGGAGCTGTTTACCTTTATGCTTTCTTCTTTAAAAAGGAATGGCTGAGTAAAAACTGGTTGTTAAAAACATTTTTAATGGCAACTCCATTCGGATATATTGCCTTGGAAGCAGGCTGGACCGTGACTGAAGTGGGGCGTCAGCCCTGGATTATTTACGGGATTATGAGAACGGTTGACGCAGTAACTCCAATGCCGGGAATACAGTATTCATTCTATTTCTTTACAGCGATCTTCGTTTCCTTATCATTAATTCTTGTTTTCCTCTTAAGAAGGCAAATACAAATGGTACCCAGGCTTTACGATCCTACAGATCCACAGTTTAACGATAAAAACCAAAAATCATGA
- the gyrB gene encoding DNA topoisomerase (ATP-hydrolyzing) subunit B — protein sequence MSQKQYTASSIQALEGMEHVRMRPSMYIGDVGTRGLHHLVYEVVDNSIDEALAGYCDTIFVAIKEGNGIEVSDNGRGIPVDFHEKEQKSALEVVMTKIGAGGKFDKDSYKVSGGLHGVGVSCVNALSNEMITTVYRDGNVYQQIYSKGKAQTGVEEIGNSDKRGTKQFFQPDDTIFTELVYNYDTLASRLRELSYLNKGITVTLTDEREKLEDGSFRTEVFHSEGGLKEFVAYIDGNRESIMEHVIFMEGERDDIPVEVAMRYNTSFNENLHSYVNNINTHEGGTHLAGFRRALTRTLKKYADELGLPAKEKVEITGDDFREGLTAVISVKVMEPQFEGQTKTKLGNSEVSGAVDKIVGEMLTNFLEENPNEAKVIVQKVVLAAKARQAAKKAREMVQRKSPMGGSGLPGKLSDCSSKDPAESELFLVEGDSAGGTAKQGRDRHFQAILPLRGKILNVEKSMLHKVYDNEEIRNIYTALGVSVGTEEDSKALNMAKLRYHKVVIMTDADIDGSHISTLILTFFFRYMKELIENGYIYIAQPPLYLLKKGNKKVYAYNEKEREEFTLEISPDGKGVEVQRYKGLGEMNPEQLWETTLNPEHRILKQVTIDNAVEADSVFSMLMGDEVPPRREFIEKNAKYAKIDA from the coding sequence ATGAGTCAAAAACAATATACAGCTAGTAGTATTCAGGCATTAGAAGGGATGGAGCACGTTCGTATGCGTCCTTCAATGTACATTGGTGATGTAGGGACAAGAGGTCTGCACCATTTGGTTTATGAAGTAGTAGATAACTCTATTGACGAAGCGTTGGCAGGATACTGCGATACGATCTTTGTTGCCATTAAAGAAGGAAACGGAATTGAAGTAAGCGATAATGGTAGAGGTATTCCGGTTGACTTCCATGAAAAAGAACAAAAATCTGCTCTTGAGGTAGTAATGACGAAAATCGGAGCCGGAGGTAAGTTCGATAAAGATTCTTATAAGGTTTCCGGTGGTCTTCACGGAGTAGGGGTATCGTGTGTAAATGCACTTTCTAATGAAATGATCACAACCGTTTACAGAGACGGAAATGTGTATCAGCAAATATACTCTAAAGGAAAAGCTCAAACTGGAGTAGAAGAAATTGGAAACAGTGACAAAAGAGGGACAAAGCAGTTTTTCCAGCCGGATGATACCATTTTTACAGAATTAGTTTATAACTATGATACGTTAGCAAGTCGTTTAAGAGAACTTTCTTACCTTAATAAAGGAATTACCGTTACCCTTACCGACGAAAGAGAAAAATTGGAAGACGGGTCTTTCAGAACAGAAGTTTTTCATTCTGAAGGAGGATTAAAGGAATTTGTTGCTTATATCGATGGAAACCGTGAATCTATTATGGAGCACGTGATTTTCATGGAAGGAGAAAGAGATGATATTCCTGTAGAGGTAGCGATGCGTTACAATACCTCTTTTAACGAGAATCTTCACTCGTATGTTAATAATATCAATACTCATGAAGGAGGTACTCACTTGGCAGGTTTCAGACGTGCTTTGACGAGAACTCTTAAGAAATATGCCGATGAATTGGGACTTCCGGCAAAAGAAAAAGTAGAAATTACCGGTGACGACTTCCGTGAGGGGTTAACGGCCGTAATCTCTGTAAAAGTAATGGAACCTCAGTTTGAAGGACAGACCAAAACGAAATTAGGAAACTCTGAAGTTTCTGGTGCTGTGGATAAAATTGTAGGGGAAATGCTTACTAATTTCCTGGAAGAGAATCCTAATGAAGCTAAAGTAATTGTTCAAAAAGTTGTTTTAGCTGCCAAGGCAAGACAGGCTGCTAAAAAAGCCCGTGAAATGGTTCAGAGAAAATCTCCGATGGGAGGTTCAGGTCTTCCTGGGAAACTTTCTGACTGTTCATCTAAGGATCCGGCTGAATCTGAACTTTTCCTTGTAGAGGGAGATTCCGCAGGGGGTACAGCTAAGCAGGGACGTGACAGACATTTCCAGGCAATTCTTCCGTTAAGAGGTAAAATTCTTAACGTTGAAAAATCAATGCTTCATAAAGTATATGATAATGAAGAGATCAGAAATATCTATACCGCTCTTGGGGTTTCTGTAGGAACTGAAGAAGACAGCAAGGCTTTAAATATGGCAAAGCTGAGATATCATAAGGTTGTGATCATGACCGATGCCGATATCGACGGATCTCACATTTCTACCTTGATTCTTACATTCTTCTTCAGATATATGAAGGAACTGATTGAGAACGGATATATTTATATTGCTCAACCACCTTTATACCTATTGAAAAAAGGAAACAAAAAAGTGTATGCTTACAACGAAAAAGAGCGTGAAGAGTTTACATTAGAGATTTCTCCGGATGGAAAAGGAGTAGAAGTGCAACGTTATAAAGGTCTTGGGGAAATGAACCCTGAGCAGTTGTGGGAAACTACTTTGAATCCTGAACACAGAATTCTGAAGCAGGTAACTATTGATAATGCAGTGGAAGCAGACAGTGTTTTCTCAATGTTGATGGGTGATGAGGTACCGCCAAGAAGAGAATTTATCGAGAAGAATGCAAAATATGCAAAAATTGATGCATAA
- a CDS encoding DUF5684 domain-containing protein, translating into MLTLLQTDSYDGMNAANSAAAAGFGIGTMIVSLFFYIFYAYCVYRIFQKAGRQDAWAAFIPIYNTIVLLEIVKKPIWWIILLCIPLVNIFIIWVLNDRLAKGFSKETPLYTILLFFLGFIFIPVLGLGSDTFDSKRIPND; encoded by the coding sequence ATGTTAACTCTTTTACAAACAGATTCTTATGACGGGATGAATGCAGCTAATAGTGCAGCGGCTGCAGGATTCGGGATCGGTACGATGATCGTCAGTCTTTTTTTCTATATCTTCTATGCATATTGCGTGTACAGAATTTTTCAAAAAGCTGGAAGACAGGATGCATGGGCCGCTTTTATTCCAATTTATAACACGATTGTCCTTCTGGAGATTGTGAAAAAACCCATATGGTGGATTATTTTGTTATGTATACCTTTGGTGAACATCTTTATTATCTGGGTATTGAATGACAGGCTTGCGAAAGGTTTTTCTAAAGAAACTCCTCTGTATACGATTTTGCTGTTTTTCCTCGGATTTATTTTTATTCCCGTTCTCGGACTGGGAAGTGATACATTTGACAGTAAAAGGATTCCAAACGATTAA
- a CDS encoding DUF3857 domain-containing protein: protein MMKILLLGALSTASIYFAQTFPVSAIPENLKKNADVVVRKDFTIARINKVDEIKYQYNTVTTVLNKDGNEKAIAYIPYDKTRSISNIKVTIYDESGKKLKSLSKSDFGDFANNNQGVFYSDNRVLVFSYTPVQYPYTIDFSYESEDQNTIFIPDFVPFTSTNTSLEEGEFKIINSSGIDLRSKIYPSKYNYTTVAESGSGNEKTYSYKNVPAIDDVSLIPQPVKILPKVSFVLAKFNLAGKQGTLNNWTDFGTWYYKNLIEPVAVSTPSIKAEVAALQLQGSVEDKVRKIYQYMQAKTRYIYVGLGIGGWLPMMPEEVNKKGYGDCKGLTNYMKTLLDEAGIPSNYCVINSGLSSVSFDPDFPKMGGNHAILMVPTEKGNIWLENTSQQIAFNHLGYSTTDRNVLSINKNGIELINTPVYSAEQNKEKQKLTIKIGEDNSITGEGSFYYTGSQYDYNLRFMGLTPTERNEALKKSFDVLNFEKVEMKNFVNDRDKAVITFDAGFKTNNFCKNAGNSMIFRAVPIFSDNVYKADENRDLPFEIRQSFEDEYEIGFTIPKGYKFDETPDNINLKSEFGYYNLTFAKNGEEIKVVRKVQINKGAYPKEKYNEYVGFRRKIINLDNSKILITKI from the coding sequence ATGATGAAAATATTACTTCTTGGAGCGTTGTCTACAGCTTCCATTTATTTTGCTCAAACTTTTCCTGTTTCTGCAATTCCTGAAAATTTAAAGAAAAATGCTGACGTTGTAGTTCGAAAAGATTTCACAATCGCCAGGATTAATAAAGTTGATGAAATAAAATATCAATATAATACCGTCACCACAGTTTTAAATAAAGATGGCAATGAAAAAGCGATTGCTTATATCCCTTATGATAAAACGAGAAGCATTTCAAATATAAAAGTGACTATTTATGATGAGTCGGGAAAGAAATTGAAAAGCTTGTCCAAATCTGATTTTGGGGACTTTGCCAATAACAATCAGGGCGTTTTCTATTCTGATAATAGGGTTCTGGTTTTTTCATATACCCCGGTTCAATATCCTTATACTATAGATTTCTCGTATGAAAGTGAAGATCAAAATACGATTTTTATCCCGGATTTTGTGCCGTTTACTTCTACTAATACCTCTTTGGAGGAAGGAGAATTTAAAATTATCAATAGTTCAGGAATTGACTTGCGATCCAAGATCTATCCATCAAAATATAATTACACAACTGTTGCGGAAAGTGGTAGTGGAAATGAAAAGACTTACTCCTATAAAAATGTTCCTGCAATTGATGATGTATCTTTGATTCCACAACCTGTTAAAATCTTGCCCAAGGTAAGTTTTGTTTTGGCAAAATTCAATTTAGCCGGAAAACAGGGGACTTTAAATAATTGGACAGATTTCGGAACATGGTACTATAAAAATCTTATAGAACCGGTCGCTGTTTCTACTCCTTCTATCAAAGCTGAAGTGGCTGCTTTACAACTTCAGGGTTCTGTGGAAGATAAAGTAAGGAAGATTTATCAATATATGCAGGCTAAAACAAGGTATATATATGTTGGTTTGGGAATTGGTGGCTGGCTTCCGATGATGCCTGAAGAGGTGAATAAAAAGGGTTATGGTGACTGTAAAGGGCTTACCAATTATATGAAAACTTTGCTGGATGAAGCGGGAATTCCTTCCAATTATTGTGTGATCAATTCAGGTCTTTCTTCCGTATCTTTTGATCCCGATTTTCCTAAAATGGGAGGAAATCATGCCATTTTAATGGTTCCAACGGAAAAAGGAAATATCTGGCTTGAAAATACTTCACAACAGATTGCGTTTAATCACCTCGGATATAGTACAACAGACAGGAATGTACTTTCAATCAATAAAAATGGAATAGAACTGATTAATACTCCGGTATATTCAGCTGAACAAAATAAAGAAAAGCAGAAACTCACCATAAAAATTGGTGAAGACAATAGTATTACAGGAGAAGGAAGTTTTTATTACACAGGGAGTCAGTATGATTATAATTTAAGATTTATGGGGCTTACTCCCACGGAGAGAAATGAAGCATTAAAGAAATCATTTGATGTTTTAAACTTTGAAAAAGTCGAAATGAAAAATTTCGTGAATGATAGGGATAAGGCTGTTATTACTTTCGATGCAGGCTTTAAAACGAATAATTTTTGTAAAAACGCTGGGAATAGTATGATATTCAGAGCTGTTCCGATATTTTCTGATAATGTTTACAAGGCTGATGAAAATAGAGATCTTCCCTTTGAAATCAGACAATCTTTTGAAGATGAGTACGAAATAGGTTTTACTATTCCTAAAGGGTACAAGTTTGATGAAACGCCCGATAACATTAACCTTAAATCTGAGTTTGGCTACTATAACTTAACCTTTGCAAAAAATGGAGAGGAAATAAAAGTAGTCAGAAAGGTTCAGATTAATAAAGGAGCTTACCCAAAAGAAAAGTACAATGAATATGTAGGATTCAGAAGAAAAATCATCAATCTTGATAACTCAAAAATTTTAATAACAAAGATATAA